A region from the Streptomyces sp. 3214.6 genome encodes:
- a CDS encoding ComEC/Rec2 family competence protein, protein MTAGVLLVVARRGAGRTERWTPRRGAGHGVGRAVGQGTGRGVGSPRPPGVRAVGGRTAWPCVTVAASLLCVAAAAASAGLHGADLRRGPVPALAREYATVTAEVEITSDPRLTRPRVRGDHVTPDSVLINGEVRRVEEVLPSGAGAVRAAVATRAPVLVLVDVGSRWGTGGQPAALGGREPSGVGREPSGVGRAASGIGRAASGGSGVPDGGGVGAGGRAVSGGVRGSGVKPGAGSWLGLLPSARVRVTGRLAPALAGGDRIAAVLRVRDRAVPSVVREPSAVQRLAGRLRAGLRAATEGLPEDARALLPGLVVGDTSRITPELDEAFKETDLAHTLAVSGSNLTIILALLLGPPGLAQQVERRGLAPRLGVPLRATALLGGALTLGFVVVCRPDPSVLRAAACGAIVLLALATGRRRSLIPALATAVLLLVLYDPWLARSYGFLLSVLATGALLTLAPRWSAALRRHRVPPRLAEALAAAGAAQALCAPVVALLSARVSLVAVPCNLLVEFAVAPATVLGFAVLATAPVAMPVAKALAWYASWPAGWIAGVARTGAALPGGGVDWPGSWGGALLLALVTAGVVLLGRRLLGHPWLCGVCGVLFLLAVVQPPPLTRVLTGWPPPGWRLAMCDVGQGDATVLAAGEGTGVVVDAGPDPTLVDHCLHTLGITRVPLVVLTHFHADHVAGLPGVLRGRAVGAIETTGFEEPVDQVEFVRKEAEAWDVPVMRAVAGERRRLGALDWQVLWPPPRPAPEPDGPNDASVTLLVRSAGLRMLLLGDLEPPAQQALLRSPAAALLHGVDVLKVAHHGSAYQDPDLIRAASPRLALISCGADNPYGHPAPSTVAALRAGGAAVMRTDRDGALAVVAGTGGEVRVARD, encoded by the coding sequence ATGACAGCCGGCGTCCTTCTCGTCGTGGCGCGGCGGGGAGCTGGGCGCACCGAACGGTGGACCCCACGACGTGGGGCGGGTCATGGGGTGGGACGTGCTGTAGGTCAGGGCACGGGTCGTGGCGTGGGCAGTCCGCGGCCTCCGGGTGTTCGGGCCGTTGGCGGCCGGACGGCCTGGCCTTGTGTCACGGTCGCCGCGTCGCTGCTCTGCGTGGCCGCGGCTGCCGCGTCCGCCGGGCTGCACGGGGCGGATCTGCGCCGCGGACCGGTGCCGGCGTTGGCGCGGGAGTACGCGACCGTCACCGCCGAGGTGGAGATCACCTCCGACCCACGGCTCACCCGGCCCAGAGTCAGAGGGGACCATGTGACGCCGGACTCCGTCCTGATCAACGGGGAGGTGCGCAGAGTCGAAGAGGTGCTGCCCAGTGGCGCCGGAGCGGTCCGGGCGGCGGTGGCGACGCGGGCCCCTGTGCTGGTGCTCGTGGACGTCGGATCGCGCTGGGGCACGGGCGGGCAGCCTGCGGCGCTCGGTGGGCGGGAGCCGTCCGGCGTGGGGCGGGAGCCGTCCGGCGTTGGACGTGCGGCCTCCGGCATTGGGCGTGCGGCATCCGGTGGCTCGGGGGTGCCCGACGGTGGGGGTGTGGGGGCCGGCGGCCGGGCCGTGTCCGGCGGTGTGCGGGGTTCCGGAGTGAAGCCTGGGGCGGGGTCGTGGCTTGGGCTGTTGCCGTCCGCCCGGGTGCGGGTGACCGGGCGGTTGGCGCCCGCGTTGGCCGGCGGGGACCGGATCGCGGCTGTGCTGCGGGTACGGGACCGTGCGGTGCCGTCCGTCGTGCGTGAACCGTCGGCCGTACAGCGGCTGGCGGGGCGGTTGCGGGCGGGACTGCGGGCGGCCACCGAAGGACTGCCCGAGGACGCCAGGGCGTTGCTGCCGGGGCTGGTCGTCGGGGACACCTCGCGGATCACGCCCGAACTGGACGAGGCCTTCAAGGAGACGGATCTGGCCCACACCCTGGCCGTTTCCGGGAGCAACCTCACGATCATCCTCGCCCTGCTCCTCGGCCCACCCGGGCTGGCCCAGCAGGTCGAACGTCGCGGTCTGGCGCCTCGCCTCGGCGTCCCCCTGCGAGCGACGGCACTGCTGGGCGGAGCGCTCACGCTCGGATTCGTTGTCGTGTGCCGTCCCGACCCGAGTGTGCTGCGTGCCGCGGCCTGCGGAGCGATCGTGCTGCTCGCCCTGGCGACCGGCCGCCGCAGATCCCTCATCCCGGCGCTGGCGACAGCGGTGCTGCTGCTCGTGCTGTACGACCCTTGGCTGGCCCGGAGTTACGGGTTCCTGCTGTCCGTCCTGGCCACCGGGGCCTTGCTGACGCTGGCGCCGCGGTGGAGTGCCGCGCTGCGACGGCATCGGGTGCCCCCGCGGCTCGCGGAGGCCCTGGCGGCCGCGGGAGCCGCGCAGGCGCTGTGTGCGCCGGTGGTCGCGCTGTTGTCGGCGCGGGTGAGCCTGGTGGCGGTGCCCTGCAATCTCCTTGTGGAGTTCGCGGTCGCCCCGGCGACGGTGCTGGGCTTCGCGGTGCTGGCGACGGCGCCCGTGGCGATGCCGGTGGCCAAGGCGCTGGCGTGGTACGCGAGTTGGCCCGCCGGGTGGATCGCGGGCGTGGCGCGGACCGGGGCGGCGCTGCCCGGCGGGGGAGTGGACTGGCCCGGGAGCTGGGGCGGTGCCCTGTTGCTCGCCCTGGTCACCGCCGGGGTCGTGCTGCTGGGGCGGCGACTGCTCGGGCACCCGTGGCTGTGCGGGGTCTGCGGGGTGCTGTTTCTGCTCGCGGTGGTCCAGCCGCCGCCGCTGACCCGGGTGTTGACGGGTTGGCCGCCGCCGGGCTGGCGGTTGGCGATGTGCGATGTCGGGCAGGGGGACGCGACTGTCCTCGCGGCGGGCGAGGGAACCGGCGTGGTGGTGGACGCCGGGCCGGATCCGACGCTGGTCGACCATTGCCTGCACACGCTCGGGATCACCCGGGTGCCGCTCGTCGTCCTCACCCACTTCCACGCCGACCACGTGGCCGGACTACCGGGGGTGCTGCGGGGCCGGGCGGTGGGAGCGATCGAGACGACGGGGTTCGAGGAGCCCGTGGACCAGGTGGAATTCGTACGGAAGGAGGCGGAGGCGTGGGACGTTCCCGTGATGCGGGCGGTGGCCGGGGAGCGGCGGCGGCTCGGTGCTCTCGACTGGCAGGTGCTGTGGCCGCCACCGCGCCCGGCGCCGGAACCGGACGGGCCGAACGACGCGAGCGTGACACTGCTCGTGCGGTCGGCCGGGCTGCGGATGCTGCTGCTCGGTGACCTCGAACCCCCGGCCCAGCAGGCGCTGTTGCGTT